A DNA window from Brassica napus cultivar Da-Ae chromosome C1, Da-Ae, whole genome shotgun sequence contains the following coding sequences:
- the LOC125579987 gene encoding uncharacterized protein LOC125579987 has translation MHIYASCGLWKFDPLKGWGFAVDKNKRGRVLYMELTSSFEDLRRMVLEDFGIDQNLVELQLSYLPMELIGSIDCPPVIIESDRQVKKFLTYVRGKTSTSLCVSTSPISGNNSNIGVDNEKSSSPIREQGEPSSFPPRDDSVRSSESSKDVEDNSNSNANKEDDVLAIKAKEDDNGKSVRFSMVDVVKRGETFQNKTMLKATMEMSAMTHNFDYKVVKSDRNLWYIRCKYNPCKWSVRAEGLSGSTYFIIKKYVADHTCAASSMNNGGRTASAKTIGSLIMHRYDGVKEGPKTNDVIQIMRMEHGCEISKSLAWDAREFAISMVRGIPEKSFGKIPKYLHMLREANPGTHTFYETDVDGRFRFLFVSFGQSVRGFQTAMRQVLVVDGTFLKSKYKGVLLAATALDGNSNLYPVAFAVVDSENDRSWDWFMRQLKVVIADEHSLAFVSDRNASLCKAIENVYPLSHHGICIHHLLNNVVTHYRGKGLAGLIAKASKAYRVIDFQKRFQAVCNISPAIGKYLTDADVTKWARCQFPGFRYDIRTTNPAESINSALRTPREYPVIPLLDSIREMLTRWFFERRTRSRKHTKPLTIAIEKKIDRRINKGKTFLVQPVDECRFLVRGDTIDCLVDLDRRTCSCGKYDLLKIPCRHAIKAGLTVGRAPSSLTDEMYTTSTWRTAYEETINPIGVPEDSWVVPDDFWNANVEPPESRRGAGRRRKRRYETVEDKLRSSQGAEEKKRRRCSRCGEENHNRATCDRVI, from the coding sequence ATGCATATCTATGCTTCTTGTGGGTTGTGGAAATTTGATCCCCTTAAAGGATGGGGATTTGCGGTTGATAAGAACAAACGAGGTAGAGTATTGTACATGGAATTGACAAGTTCCTTTGAAGACCTAAGGCGTATGGTTTTAGAAGATTTTGGAATTGACCAAAACCTTGTCGAGCTTCAGTTAAGCTACTTACCTATGGAGTTAATCGGTTCAATAGACTGTCCCCCAGTTATCATTGAGAGTGATCGGCAAGTCAAAAAATTTCTTACTTATGTACGTGGAAAAACTTCTACAAGCTTGTGTGTGTCTACTTCACCTATCAGTGGAAACAACAGCAACATTGGGGTTGATAATGAGAAATCTAGCTCGCCTATCAGAGAACAAGGTGAACCTTCCTCGTTTCCACCTCGAGATGACAGTGTTCGTTCATCTGAATCAAGCAAGGATGTTGAAGATAATTCCAACTCAAACGCCAAtaaagaagatgatgttctcGCCATTAAAGCAAAAGAAGACGATAATGGAAAAAGTGTTCGGTTTTCTATGGTGGATGTTGTGAAGAGGGGTGAaacgtttcaaaacaaaaccatgTTGAAAGCAACTATGGAAATGTCGGCAATGACGCATAATTTCGATTACAAAGTTGTGAAATCTGACAGAAACCTTTGGTACATCCGATGCAAATACAACCCTTGCAAATGGAGTGTTCGAGCTGAGGGGTTATCAGGTTCCACATATTTCATCATCAAAAAATATGTGGCGGATCATACATGCGCTGCGTCGAGTATGAATAATGGTGGTCGGACAGCTTCTGCAAAGACAATTGGCAGTCTAATAATGCATAGGTATGATGGTGTGAAAGAAGGTCCCAAAACAAATGATGTCATTCAGATTATGAGGATGGAACATGGATGTGAGATATCTAAGTCCTTAGCATGGGATGCTCGGGAGTTTGCAATTAGCATGGTTAGAGGTATTCCAGAGAAGAGTTTCGGAAAAATTCCAAAGTACTTGCACATGCTGAGAGAAGCTAATCCAGGAACGCATACGTTTTATGAAACCGATGTTGATGGTAGATTCAGATTTCTCTTCGTTTCGTTTGGCCAATCAGTACGAGGTTTTCAGACAGCCATGCGACAAGTTCTTGTGGTAGATGGGACATTTTTGAAGAGCAAATACAAAGGGGTCTTACTTGCTGCGACCGCTTTAGATGGAAACTCTAACTTGTATCCTGTTGCGTTTGCGGTTGTGGACTCAGAAAATGATCGTTCATGGGATTGGTTTATGAGACAGCTAAAGGTTGTTATTGCGGACGAGCATTCTCTAGCTTTTGTGTCAGACAGAAATGCCTCACTTTGTAAGGCAATAGAGAATGTGTATCCTCTTTCTCATCATGGAATTTGCATCCACcatttgttgaataatgtgGTCACACATTACAGAGGAAAGGGACTGGCTGGATTGATTGCAAAAGCTTCTAAAGCTTATAGAGTCATTGATTTTCAGAAGCGATTCCAAGCTGTCTGCAATATTAGTCCAGCTATTGGAAAATATTTAACAGATGCAGATGTTACAAAGTGGGCTCGCTGTCAGTTTCCAGGATTCAGGTATGACATCAGAACGACTAACCCAGCTGAATCAATAAACTCTGCTTTGCGCACACCAAGAGAGTATCCAGTCATTCCTTTGTTGGATAGCATCAGAGAAATGCTGACCCGTTGGTTCTTCGAACGGCGCACACGAAGCAGGAAGCACACAAAACCATTAACTATTGCCATCGAGAAAAAGATAGACAGGCGGATTAATAAGGGTAAAACGTTTCTGGTTCAGCCAGTTGATGAGTGCCGTTTTTTGGTTCGCGGAGATACAATCGACTGCCTGGTTGATTTGGATAGAAGAACCTGCTCATGTGGGAAATACGACCTACTGAAAATCCCATGTAGACACGCAATCAAGGCTGGTTTAACAGTTGGTCGAGCCCCATCCTCACTAACGGATGAAATGTACACGACTTCCACTTGGAGAACAGCTTATGAAGAAACTATCAATCCAATAGGTGTTCCGGAGGATAGTTGGGTTGTTCCAGATGATTTCTGGAATGCTAATGTGGAACCTCCtgaatcaagaagaggagcaggaaggagaagaaagcgcAGATACGAGACGGTCGAAGACAAACTTCGTTCATCGCAAGGAGCTGAAGAAAAGAAGAGGCGCAGATGCAGTCGATGTGGCGAAGAGAATCATAACAGAGCTACATGCGACAGAGTGATTTAG
- the LOC125579988 gene encoding uncharacterized protein At4g04775-like, producing MTSSTTSSARFPRISNHGVPTRCWCGEGITTFGSSTAENRYRRFYRCQIARDRKTENHLFKWIDEALIDEIRMVDAKHERVAQEITKFEERVMEKVKSEIVRVEAEMSEKFKEKVNLEIARVAQDMKQKLKITTVAMVVVGAIVGIWTSLTV from the exons ATGACCAGTTCGACGACTTCTTCTGCTCGTTTTCCTCGCATCTCTAATCATGGTGTGCCCACAAGATGTTGGTGTGGCGAGGGTATAACCACTTTTGGTTCATCGACGGCGGAGAATAGGTATCGACGATTCTACAGATGTCAAATCGCAAGAGAT AGAAAAACTGAGAATCATCTATTTAAATGGATTGATGAAGCTTTGATTGACGAGATACGGATGGTAGATGCGAAACATGAGAGAGTTGCTCAAGAGATTACAAAGTTTGAAGAAAGGGTTATGGAAAAAGTGAAGTCCGAAATTGTTAGAGTTGAAGCTGAGATGTCAGAAAAGTTCAAAGAGAAGGTGAACTTGGAGATTGCTAGAGTTGCACAGGATATGAAACAGAAGCTAAAGATTACGACGGTTGCTATGGTTGTTGTGGGAGCAATCGTGGGAATATGGACTTCTCTGACTGTCTGA
- the LOC125580220 gene encoding uncharacterized protein LOC125580220: MQEFYAITGLKYNDEPDLEIDDWEYDGGFWSKLLRRQKNISVQQIRKVHVKLCNTWSRVDRLRLVYLCVIAGILMAKDEKVWIPYKYIKLVMNFEKMRKYPWGLHSFDMLVSSIINARDKVKTQNSYVVDGFSYALQIWLMEAVPDIGSLLGQKLREGVKTMRCRNWKGSAKISYEDIITIESNFASTGDVFPSISTSGNFKDVITDAEFVRVCEMKDERVNLIIDMQRNKYDWSKHVWAYKETVKPFQYSSEEDGSDEEAAVETSETEIEEEIESTCVSPTKKRKNRFRDTGAESRKKRLLCQRSTEKYGDLEEEMKSYIQSMFNSSFTALGLEVREIIEDRFTKLEEKILSSQTQGGAPANTQTRGTDPFWTPSAAAAGAAAAATAPASVSGRPPAPTRASTEAPASVSTPGLAPSRSAASAPYRIRASATAHNGGPANAAKTRSQTKVNKK; this comes from the exons ATGCAAGAATTCTATGCCATCACAGGTTTGAAATACAATGACGAGCCCGACTTGGAGATTGATGACTGGGAATATGATGGAGGGTTTTGGAGTAAGTTGCTAAGGAGACAGAAAAATATTTCGGTTCAGCAAATCAGGAAGGTTCATGTGAAGTTGTGTAATACATGGTCTCGTGTTGATAGGCTGCGGTTGGTCTATTTGTGTGTGATTGCTGGTATTCTTATGGCGAAGGATGAGAAGGTGTGGATCCCATACAAGTACATCAAGCTCGTGATGAACTTCGAGAAGATGAGGAAATATCCGTGGGGTCTTCACTCTTTTGATATGCTGGTGAGTTCCATTATCAACGCTAGGGATAAAGTGAAGACGCAAAACAGTTATGTCGTAGATGGATTCTCGTATGCACTTCAGATTTGGTTGATGGAAGCTGTTCCGGACATTGGGTCTCTTTTGGGTCAGAAACTGAGAGAAGGCGTGAAAACCATGAGGTGCAGAAATTGGAAAGGATCTGCTAAGATTTCCTATGAGGATATTATTACCATAGAGTCTAATTTTGCTTCCACC ggagATGTGTTTCCATCCATTTCTACATCTGGAAATTTCAAAGACGTGATTACTGATGCCGAGTTTGTTCGAGTCTGTGAGATGAAGGATGAAAGAGTTAATCTAATCATTGACATGCAGCGAAACAAGTATGACTGGAGTAAGCATGTTTGGGCTTATAAGGAAACAGTGAAACCATTTCAGTACAGTTCTGAGGAAGATGGTTCAGATGAGGAAGCGGCTGTAGAGACAAGTGAAACTGAAATTGAAGAAGAAATAGAAAGCACCTGTGTGTCTCCTACTaagaagaggaagaacaggTTTCGGGATACTGGTGCGGagtcgaggaagaagaggttaCTTTGCCAAAGATCAACCGAGAAATATGGAGATCttgaagaggaaatgaagtCCTATATCCAGAGTATGTTTAACTCTTCTTTTACTGCCTTAGGCCTCGAGGTACGCGAGATTATTGAAGACCGCTTTACCAAATTAGAGGAGAAGATCCTTTCATCTCAGACTCAGGGTGGTGCACCTGCTAATACTCAGACTCGTGGTACTGATCCGTTTTGGACTCcttctgctgctgctgctggtgctgctgctgctgccacTGCTCCGGCTTCGGTTTCTGGTCGTCCTCCTGCTCCTACTCGGGCTTCTACTGAAGCTCCTGCTTCGGTTTCTACTCCAGGTCTTGCTCCTTCTCGCAGTGCGGCTTCTGCTCCTTATCGCATTCGAGCTTCTGCGACTGCTCACAATGGTGGTCCTGCGAATGCTGCGAAGACAAGGTCTCAGACAAAGGTAAACAAGAAGTAG
- the LOC106374860 gene encoding B-box domain protein 31, whose product MCRGVNEEENRSVHGGCRSLCTRPSVPVRCELCGGDASVFCEADTAFLCRKCDRWVHGANFLAWRHVRRVLCTACQKLTRQCLVGDNYHVVLPSATAGEAAVEDITIRSEQV is encoded by the coding sequence ATGTGTAGAGGCGTGAATGAAGAAGAGAACAGAAGCGTCCACGGAGGTTGTCGGAGTCTCTGCACGAGACCAAGTGTTCCGGTTAGGTGTGAGCTCTGTGGTGGTGACGCCTCCGTGTTTTGTGAGGCGGACACGGCTTTCCTCTGTAGGAAATGCGACCGGTGGGTTCATGGAGCTAATTTTTTAGCTTGGAGACATGTGAGGCGTGTGCTATGCACCGCATGTCAGAAGCTCACACGCCAGTGCCTCGTCGGAGACAACTACCACGTTGTATTACCCTCAGCGACGGCAGGAGAAGCCGCCGTGGAGGATATAACGATACGGAGTGAACAAGTCTAA